In Pseudobacter ginsenosidimutans, the following are encoded in one genomic region:
- a CDS encoding SusC/RagA family TonB-linked outer membrane protein yields the protein MRVTLLSVAFLTCLVTLAGTSSGQNTREKVTVRFSDMPLKKVLRELERTTKLNFTWRSNDVANSPNITYTATNEFLFRVLGNVLEPAGLSFVQRGNNIVLVRRPATPFLPVATEVDNKLVTILYPLYDTVPVYTVKGRITSSEKLNEPVPNATVTVKGRRISTMTDPDGYFTIKIPKGAILLTFTQVGYEPVEARIDFDGQMFISMKPRAQAMTEVITTGIYKRPKESFTGAATTITGDQIRAMSMTNALSAIKIFDPSIRIPDNIQFGSDPNQLPNISIRGTNNFSQSLGSNSSVPQSGADFMASYSSNPNQPIFILDGFEVSLQKIYDLDINRIASYTILKDAAATSMYGSRASNGVIIVDTKQPAPGKLQASYSGSLNITGPDLSVYNLLNAKEKLEVEKIAGIYTTYEGQTGSGAYLDAYWRRLLSYRESLVAKGVNTDWMSLPLRNGVGSNHSLNLGGGDQYMRYQLNVNYKSDAGVMKGSSRDVYSGDMTLSYRYRGLNFRNAMSLGFGKANNSPYGNFSDYSKQNPYWAPYDDAGNPVKVLEQFEEGTAYTNPLFNSTLNVIDKNEYNNINNNTEIEWNVGNGFRITGSVGISKQTEEYDEFLPAQHTSFVTENNPLRRGSYTKSYTKFFNLQTRLKFDYSKRIGRGQIFNTALTEINQSTRNGISYTVIGFPHERLDDILFGNGYPENTKPIGYKDISRRVSFGENFSFTWDQRYAVEGSLRFDGASQFGSNNRFAAFWSLGGSWNLHKEEFFTGLPQINQFRVRGSIGTTGDDRFNTNQAITTYNYFTNTSFHGVPGTNLSTYGNPDLSWQQAVKKNIGMDLTMFNERLQVNGDFYVTNTDRLLLDVNTPPSVGVTSYKENIGSLQNIGYEFSVKYNIIHKTKESFYWTIFLNGNSNKSKILSISNSLKKLNELNDRNPTSGSEQFKQVRPQNKYVEGYSPDAIWGVRSLGIDPSTGREMFLTADNKLTYVWDARDKVIIGDPSGGLFGNFGSSVSFKNITFNIACSFQTDVQIYNQTLADRVENLNLTWQADKRVLNERWKNPGDITKYKGLRDENGYTVTTKTYVTSRFLQKNNFINLSSISASYQLPDNISKKAKLKTTRLSLIANNITRWSSIEMERGLDYPFARVFTFNLVTNF from the coding sequence ATGCGTGTAACCTTGCTATCGGTAGCGTTCCTGACCTGCCTGGTGACGTTGGCCGGCACCAGTTCAGGGCAAAATACCAGGGAGAAAGTGACTGTCCGTTTTTCGGATATGCCACTGAAAAAGGTATTGCGGGAACTGGAGAGAACCACGAAGTTGAATTTTACCTGGCGAAGTAATGATGTGGCCAATAGCCCCAACATCACTTATACAGCTACGAACGAATTCCTGTTCAGGGTGCTTGGAAATGTTCTGGAGCCCGCGGGGCTTTCATTTGTGCAGCGTGGAAACAATATCGTGCTCGTCCGCAGGCCGGCCACTCCATTCCTGCCCGTTGCCACCGAAGTGGACAATAAACTGGTGACCATTCTCTATCCCCTTTATGATACGGTGCCGGTTTACACTGTCAAAGGACGGATCACCAGTTCAGAAAAACTGAACGAGCCTGTTCCCAATGCCACAGTAACGGTAAAGGGCAGACGCATCAGCACCATGACCGACCCAGACGGATACTTCACCATCAAAATACCGAAAGGCGCAATTCTTCTCACTTTTACACAGGTTGGATATGAGCCCGTGGAAGCGCGTATCGATTTCGACGGTCAGATGTTCATTTCCATGAAACCCCGCGCACAAGCCATGACGGAAGTGATCACCACGGGGATCTATAAACGCCCGAAAGAAAGCTTCACCGGTGCAGCCACCACCATTACCGGTGACCAGATCAGGGCCATGAGCATGACCAATGCACTTTCTGCCATCAAAATATTCGATCCTTCTATCAGGATCCCGGACAATATCCAGTTCGGAAGTGACCCCAACCAACTGCCGAATATCAGTATCCGCGGCACCAATAACTTTTCACAATCATTGGGGAGCAATTCTTCTGTGCCTCAATCCGGCGCCGATTTCATGGCCAGCTATAGTTCCAATCCAAACCAACCGATCTTCATCCTGGACGGATTTGAAGTAAGCCTGCAGAAGATCTATGACCTGGACATCAACCGTATTGCCTCCTACACCATTCTGAAGGATGCGGCTGCAACCAGCATGTATGGTTCACGCGCATCCAATGGCGTTATCATCGTAGACACCAAACAACCTGCGCCTGGAAAGCTGCAGGCATCCTACAGCGGAAGCCTCAACATCACAGGACCAGACCTCTCCGTATACAATCTCCTGAATGCAAAAGAAAAACTGGAAGTGGAAAAGATAGCTGGTATCTACACTACCTATGAAGGACAAACAGGATCAGGCGCATACCTGGATGCATACTGGAGAAGACTGCTCTCCTACCGCGAATCACTGGTGGCAAAAGGAGTGAATACAGACTGGATGTCGCTCCCCCTCCGGAATGGTGTTGGCAGCAATCACTCGCTGAACCTCGGTGGCGGCGACCAGTACATGCGCTATCAGCTTAACGTCAATTACAAAAGCGATGCAGGTGTAATGAAAGGAAGCAGCCGTGATGTTTATTCCGGCGACATGACGCTTTCCTATCGTTACCGCGGTCTCAATTTCCGCAATGCTATGAGCCTCGGTTTTGGAAAAGCGAACAACTCCCCTTATGGAAATTTCAGTGACTACAGCAAACAGAATCCTTACTGGGCGCCATACGATGATGCCGGTAATCCCGTAAAGGTGCTGGAACAGTTTGAGGAAGGAACAGCTTATACCAATCCTCTGTTCAACTCAACGCTCAACGTGATAGACAAGAATGAATACAACAATATCAACAACAATACAGAAATAGAATGGAACGTGGGTAACGGTTTCAGGATCACCGGCAGTGTTGGCATCAGCAAACAAACGGAAGAATATGATGAGTTCCTGCCAGCACAGCATACCTCATTCGTAACCGAGAACAATCCGCTCAGGCGAGGATCTTATACCAAGAGCTACACTAAGTTTTTCAACCTGCAAACCCGTTTGAAATTCGACTACAGTAAACGGATAGGTCGTGGTCAGATTTTCAATACCGCACTTACTGAGATCAACCAGTCCACCAGGAATGGAATATCATATACAGTGATCGGTTTCCCGCATGAAAGACTGGACGATATCCTTTTCGGCAATGGTTATCCGGAGAATACAAAACCGATAGGTTACAAGGATATTTCCAGGAGGGTCTCTTTCGGAGAGAACTTCAGTTTCACCTGGGACCAGCGCTATGCAGTGGAAGGCAGCCTCCGTTTTGATGGAGCTTCGCAGTTCGGCAGCAACAACCGCTTTGCCGCTTTCTGGAGCCTTGGCGGTTCCTGGAACCTGCACAAGGAAGAATTCTTCACCGGGCTGCCACAAATAAATCAATTCAGGGTCCGCGGTTCTATCGGAACAACGGGTGATGACCGTTTCAATACCAACCAGGCCATCACTACCTATAATTATTTCACCAATACCAGCTTCCATGGAGTTCCCGGTACCAATCTCTCTACCTATGGCAACCCTGACCTCAGCTGGCAGCAGGCCGTGAAAAAGAATATCGGCATGGACCTCACCATGTTCAATGAAAGGTTGCAGGTGAATGGCGATTTCTACGTTACGAATACAGACAGGCTACTGCTGGACGTGAATACGCCACCTTCGGTTGGTGTTACCAGTTATAAAGAGAATATCGGCAGTCTGCAGAATATCGGGTACGAGTTCTCCGTGAAGTACAATATCATCCACAAAACAAAAGAGAGTTTCTACTGGACAATATTCCTGAACGGCAATTCCAACAAATCCAAGATCCTGAGCATCTCCAATTCGCTGAAGAAACTGAATGAACTGAACGACCGGAATCCAACATCGGGCAGCGAACAATTCAAACAGGTTCGTCCTCAGAACAAATATGTGGAAGGCTATAGCCCCGATGCTATCTGGGGTGTACGTTCACTCGGTATCGACCCCAGCACCGGCCGCGAAATGTTCCTGACAGCCGATAACAAACTGACCTATGTATGGGATGCCAGGGACAAAGTGATCATCGGAGATCCAAGCGGCGGCCTTTTTGGAAACTTCGGCAGCAGCGTCTCCTTTAAGAATATCACATTCAACATTGCCTGCAGCTTCCAGACAGATGTGCAGATCTATAACCAAACACTGGCTGATCGTGTTGAGAACCTGAACCTCACCTGGCAGGCAGACAAAAGGGTATTGAATGAACGCTGGAAAAATCCCGGAGACATTACCAAATACAAAGGCCTGCGCGATGAAAACGGCTATACCGTTACTACCAAAACCTATGTTACCAGCAGGTTCCTTCAAAAAAACAATTTCATCAATCTGAGTTCCATTTCCGCCAGCTATCAACTGCCGGACAATATCAGTAAAAAGGCAAAGCTCAAAACCACCAGGCTTTCACTCATCGCCAATAATATCACACGCTGGTCCAGTATTGAAATGGAACGCGGACTTGACTATCCTTTCGCGAGAGTGTTCACCTTCAACCTGGTTACCAATTTCTAA
- a CDS encoding FecR family protein yields the protein MTNRTEILFQKFLDGTCTQQEFNELMDLLQNNQQEESVRAMLQKVYKQVEQTLPSHTWVDATGSLLPEQPVQTEPEPKRLVRSPFRLAAAAAILLVASLLTWALLKQSDNVQTTHLAQTVTKSTEKKEQKHLVLSDGTQVWLNAASELTYPPSFDGATRVVYLKGEAYFDVKHAEKIPFLIYTGNVVTKVLGTAFNIRAYPDQHDVRVEVKRGKVQVSKANKVMATLTPGQAVMVPSVAKEEAELKQVKEDEVAEWKAGKLHYRDQSLKEILLDLERHFSTKIEVEDEALLNESLSSTCDKNSGLENALDNICLSLGAAFEKKNGKYIIKQK from the coding sequence ATGACGAACAGAACCGAGATCCTTTTTCAGAAATTCCTGGATGGGACCTGTACACAACAGGAGTTCAACGAGCTGATGGACCTGCTGCAGAACAATCAGCAGGAAGAGTCAGTGCGTGCCATGCTGCAAAAAGTTTACAAACAGGTGGAGCAAACCCTCCCCTCGCATACCTGGGTGGATGCAACAGGCAGCCTGTTGCCCGAACAGCCGGTACAGACCGAGCCCGAGCCGAAACGCCTGGTGCGCAGTCCATTCCGGCTGGCCGCAGCAGCAGCCATCCTGCTGGTAGCATCACTGCTCACATGGGCATTGCTGAAACAAAGCGACAATGTGCAAACAACCCATCTGGCGCAGACTGTAACCAAATCCACTGAAAAGAAAGAACAGAAACATCTCGTGCTTTCCGATGGCACACAGGTCTGGCTCAATGCCGCCAGTGAGCTCACCTATCCTCCTTCTTTCGATGGCGCCACCCGCGTGGTATACCTCAAGGGAGAAGCCTACTTCGACGTGAAGCATGCAGAGAAAATCCCTTTCCTGATCTACACAGGCAATGTAGTTACCAAAGTATTGGGCACCGCTTTCAATATCCGCGCCTATCCTGATCAGCACGATGTACGCGTGGAAGTGAAACGTGGAAAAGTTCAGGTGAGCAAGGCCAACAAAGTGATGGCCACATTAACGCCCGGTCAGGCTGTGATGGTGCCTTCCGTTGCAAAGGAAGAGGCCGAACTGAAACAGGTGAAAGAAGATGAAGTAGCGGAATGGAAAGCAGGCAAACTGCATTACAGGGACCAGTCGCTCAAGGAGATCCTGCTCGACCTCGAGCGTCATTTCAGTACGAAGATCGAAGTGGAAGACGAAGCCCTGTTGAATGAGAGCCTGAGCAGCACCTGCGATAAAAACTCGGGACTGGAAAATGCTTTGGATAATATCTGTCTATCGCTTGGGGCAGCTTTTGAAAAGAAGAATGGCAAATACATTATAAAACAGAAATAA
- a CDS encoding RNA polymerase sigma-70 factor, with protein sequence MAGLQVNTPNANNDPGHHEDLQEQLFQELFREYEQRLYVFIMKILRSDATARDIIQDVFLKLWIIRSKLPDIENINAFLYRLTENRVYDHLRATATRKEYRQALWEQLQRANNGEEQLLEKKEYHSIIRDAIKQLPPQRRIVYLMNKDEGLKQKEIADKLQLSPNTVRNHLAEAIKQIGSYVKRNISGFLSILP encoded by the coding sequence TTGGCCGGACTGCAAGTGAACACCCCTAATGCCAATAACGACCCGGGTCACCATGAGGATCTTCAGGAACAACTGTTCCAGGAGCTATTCCGTGAATATGAGCAACGCCTCTACGTGTTCATCATGAAGATCCTTCGTTCCGATGCTACAGCCAGGGATATCATTCAGGATGTGTTCCTGAAATTATGGATCATCCGCAGCAAACTTCCGGATATCGAGAACATCAATGCATTCCTTTACAGGCTTACTGAAAACCGCGTCTACGACCACTTACGCGCAACCGCCACCCGCAAGGAATACCGTCAGGCATTGTGGGAACAGTTGCAGCGCGCCAACAACGGGGAAGAGCAGCTTCTGGAGAAAAAAGAATACCATAGTATCATCCGCGATGCCATCAAACAACTCCCTCCCCAGCGCCGCATCGTGTACCTGATGAACAAGGATGAGGGACTGAAGCAAAAAGAGATTGCAGATAAGCTCCAGCTTTCTCCCAATACTGTGCGCAATCATCTGGCCGAAGCCATCAAACAGATCGGGTCCTACGTTAAGCGGAATATTTCCGGATTCCTTTCCATTCTTCCATAA